ATAAATGTTATGATTTCCTGCAGCCGAGCCAGTTTGTAACACTTGGTCCGGAAGTATGGAGATTGGCTTTGGATGCCACCGCCGGAGAAACCGACACATGGCGCGCAGCCCTGATCATCATGAGATACATCCATGGCAGCTTTACTTACACGCCTCAATCCACGAACGTGAATACGATGGTGGAAGAGGTAATTCAATTGCGCCGCGGGGTTTGTCAGGATTTTGCTCATCTCATGCTCGGCATGTGCCGCTCGCTCAAGATACCGGCACGCTATGTCAGCGGTTACTTATACAATGGCCCCGGCGGCGTGCTGCAAGGCTCGCAGGCTTCCCATGCCTGGTGCGAAGTCTACCTCCCGCAGTTGGGCTGGCGCGCTCTGGATCCCACCAATAATCAGCCGGCGGATGAGAATTATGTCAAAGTCGCGGTTGGGCGCGATTACGCCGATATCGTGCCGGTGAAAGGGAGTTACAAAGGCACCAGGGAAAAGACCATGACCGTACACGTGGAAGTTACCAGCCTCGAAATTTGAAAAAAATTTCGCATTGCAGCATCTAAAATCTTCTTTTTTTTCCTCGCTTTCCAAGTCGGCAACGGTTTCCATCTGCTAGTAACTCAAAAAAACTTTTCTTTAAAAGGAAAGTATTGAGCCGTAACTCGTGCCATAAGTTTCACCCGAGGTAATCATGATGACGATTGATGAACAGGTGGATATTTTGTTGGTTGAAGATAGTGCTGAAGAAGCAGCCATGGCTACAGCGGCCATCAAGGTCCGCGATTTTGGCCAATGGCTTGTCCATGTGATCGATGTTGACCAGGCGCTCGCACTTATCTGCGCCACCAATGTGGCTGCCAATTGGCGGATTAAAACCGCTCCGAAGGTTATTATTCTTGATCTTGAGCTGAGCCGCCGGGGCGGTATCGAATTGCTACAACAGCTCAAGGCAGAAGAACGCACGCGCCACATTCCTGTCGTGGTCTTAACAGGCTCGACGGACGAGAGGGAGATGCTTGAAAGGTACCGTTTGGGTGCGAACAGCTGTGTGGTGAAACCGGTCAATAGTCAGCAATACACCCAGATGATTGGCGACATAGCTCATTACTGGCTTACTATCAACCATCCTTTTACTTAGAACTTTTTTGGGCCATTCCCCAGGCTTTCCTTCCACACAGTCACCTCTGTTTCCACCTACCTTGCGTTAGTCAGCGATCAGCACAATGTTTGCTAATAAGCAAAAGCTTACATGAGCTTGCGCTTTGGAATGGAGGAATATGGGCGATGCTCTTACCAAGTTGTTTGAATATGATGAGTTTCCACGCCCATAGTCCGACGACATGTCGCCTGCCAAAGGCTTCACCATTCGCCAAAGGACCAAAAAGGCAGCCAAACTTTTAAATCATCTTTCATATGAAAACAGAAACATGCCTTCCCAAACGAGCAGAGTTTTACCGTCGGCAACCTGAGAATCACATTCTGGTCCAGAACAACAAGGACGATGTGCTCATCCGCGCAACCCATGACAACTTTTCTGACCAGCGGAAAGCAGCATTTATCAGGGAGTTAGCCGCTGAAGGATTTATCCCGGACCATTACCAATGGTTTTCAGATCCGGATGCCAGCAATTATCTGGGAATTCGATGGGTCGTTGACTCTTCCTGGCTCCAGATAAACAATCAGATCGCGCGAAAAGGAGAGATGCTTTGCGGTCGGGCGCTGATGGTTGCAGCAGTGCTCTGGGTGATCCTTGTTGCCCTGGTGCTTATGTCCGTTGGCTAAATCCACCTCAAATCAGAACCGTCGCTACGAGACCTCCCTGGAGTCCTCTTCGATATCCATGCCATACGATTTTCTGCGGCTACATTCCTTGACTTGGAAATGCCATGTCAGATACGGTTTAGCCATGAAACGATGGTCTGTTTGTCTCCTGCTGACCGCCTTTTGCGTGCTGGGTTTTCCTTATCGGTCACCCGCGCCGTTGGTCTATCGTGCTGGCGAAGGTTGGACTTACGAACCAGTCGGCGGTGAGGGCAAATGGCAAAGAGTTCGGGCTAAGGATCAGTTGGATGTCGCCCAACAAGCTTTCGACAAAAAAGACTATGGCCTGGCGCTGAAAGCCGCTCGCCGTGTGGTCAGCAATTGGCCTCTCTCAGATTTTGCCCCAAAAGCCGAGTACCTGGCCGCTCGTTGCTACGAGGAGAAGACGCAGGACGAGAAAGCCTTCAAGGAATACCAAAAGCTCCTGGAGAAATATCCCAAGGCTGATAACTATCAGGAAATCCTTCAACGACAGTTTGCCATTTGCAACCGTTTCTTAGGCGGTCAGTGGTTCAAATTATGGGGTTATATTCCATTTTTTCCAAACATGGATAAGACAGTAGAAATGTACGAGATGATCATCAAAAATGGACCTTACAGCGATATTGCTCCTCAAGCACAGATGGACATCGGAGCGGCTCGGGAAAAGCAAACGCGTTTTTTAAACGGTAATGAACCTTATATTCAGGCAGCCAAGGCTTACGAACGTGCGGCAGATCGTTACCATGACCAACCCAAATTTGCTGCGGACGCCCTTTACAAGGCAGGATTGGCCTATAACAAACAGGCCCGAACAGCAGAGTACGACCAAAATACGGCCGGGCAGGCAATTGCAACGTTCACCGACTTTATGACTCTCTATCCTAACGATCCACGAGTTTCGGAAAGCGAAAAAACAATCGCCGCTCTAAAAACCGAGCAAGCTCGTGGAAACTATCAAATCGCACGGTTTTACGACAATGGCCATCATTATAAGAGTGCACAGATTTACTATAACGAGGTGCTAATTCAGGACCCCAATTCACCTCTGGCCGCCTCATCTCTAAAGCGCCTCGCAGAACTCAAGAAGTTGCCCCAAAATCCCACGAAGTAGTGCGTCGCTTCCTTACATATCTGGCTGCTACCTGGGCACTTTTTTTCGTTGGGTGTGCAGGGTATCATCTTGGACCTTCCAACGGTGAACTGGCTGGCTCTCGCTCGGTTCAAATCAATCCGTTCATTAATAAAACACTTGAGCCACGTTTGAGCGCTTACCTTATTAACGCCTTGCGTAAAAACCTCCAGCAGGATGGCACGTATTTAATCAACACACATGATGAAGGGGACATTATTTTGAGTGGCGTAATTACCTCCTTCGTCCGCAACGAATTAAGCTTTCAGTCCTCTGATGTCATAACCGTCCAGGATTATGAAATCAGGATGACAGCTCAGGTGACAGCTCGGGAACGCTCAACTGGCAGGATTATTTTTGACAAGCCTGTCGTCGGGCGCACCACCCTGCGTGTAGGCAATGACTTAACCAGTGCCGAGCGTCAGGCCATCCCCATGATGACTGATGACTTGGCGAAAAAAGCAGCAGCACTGTTGGTGGACGGAACTTGGTAGGTATTTTATAGATAGTCAAAGCTGGAGTATTTTCTTAATCCAATTTTTCAGAGAA
The Pedosphaera parvula Ellin514 DNA segment above includes these coding regions:
- the lptE gene encoding LptE family protein, which codes for MRRFLTYLAATWALFFVGCAGYHLGPSNGELAGSRSVQINPFINKTLEPRLSAYLINALRKNLQQDGTYLINTHDEGDIILSGVITSFVRNELSFQSSDVITVQDYEIRMTAQVTARERSTGRIIFDKPVVGRTTLRVGNDLTSAERQAIPMMTDDLAKKAAALLVDGTW
- a CDS encoding response regulator; amino-acid sequence: MMTIDEQVDILLVEDSAEEAAMATAAIKVRDFGQWLVHVIDVDQALALICATNVAANWRIKTAPKVIILDLELSRRGGIELLQQLKAEERTRHIPVVVLTGSTDEREMLERYRLGANSCVVKPVNSQQYTQMIGDIAHYWLTINHPFT
- a CDS encoding transglutaminase family protein, whose translation is MKLQVFHRTQYTYASPVIESFNEVRLHPLSIDGQNCQSFILKVLPASRLSHYFDFFQNYVHFFEVLGPHNVLTIESTSKVTTAYVPLPEDAETVPLSRLAELTQLDKCYDFLQPSQFVTLGPEVWRLALDATAGETDTWRAALIIMRYIHGSFTYTPQSTNVNTMVEEVIQLRRGVCQDFAHLMLGMCRSLKIPARYVSGYLYNGPGGVLQGSQASHAWCEVYLPQLGWRALDPTNNQPADENYVKVAVGRDYADIVPVKGSYKGTREKTMTVHVEVTSLEI
- a CDS encoding tetratricopeptide repeat protein produces the protein MKRWSVCLLLTAFCVLGFPYRSPAPLVYRAGEGWTYEPVGGEGKWQRVRAKDQLDVAQQAFDKKDYGLALKAARRVVSNWPLSDFAPKAEYLAARCYEEKTQDEKAFKEYQKLLEKYPKADNYQEILQRQFAICNRFLGGQWFKLWGYIPFFPNMDKTVEMYEMIIKNGPYSDIAPQAQMDIGAAREKQTRFLNGNEPYIQAAKAYERAADRYHDQPKFAADALYKAGLAYNKQARTAEYDQNTAGQAIATFTDFMTLYPNDPRVSESEKTIAALKTEQARGNYQIARFYDNGHHYKSAQIYYNEVLIQDPNSPLAASSLKRLAELKKLPQNPTK